atcaatgttgattgtatttcctgtttgtcaatttcaaaatcattagtttaatttgaagaattaaaacttttaaacgtcaaactggtttcctcattgaactgaaacacagacactcagatattatcggcagtttatggatgaaaacaacctttgagtcttctgaacaatataacatttggttattgatttattaaaattaatattccgaattaatacgtagcatggtttctcttcaataaaagagcataaatccataacgctacactaatgaccttctgactcacagtgatgcaggggactgttctgttctggtcctgctggacctgactgcagcctttgacactgttgaccatcacctgctactggagaggctcagagactgggtaggcctatcaggatctgctctggagtggttctcctcttatctctctgagcattccttttctgtggccgtctccaagtttaggtcctccaccacctctcttacccatggtgtcccacaaggttctgtgctgggttcctctgctcttcctcctccatctgcttcctcttcagcacatcctgagctccttcaaaggaatctcctaccatctttatgcagatgacatccaactgtacatctcctttaggccccatgagatgtctaagctgcagctgttacacacctgcttagactctatcaaaacctggatggctgggagctttcttcagctgaatgaagataagactgagatcctcatctgtgccccagacaagctggttcccaaagtcagagactctcttggtcagcttgcttctcacaccaaaccttccgtcaggaatcttggcgtgacctttgacccagctctcaccctggattctcatgtcagttctcttgttcgctcttccttcttccatctcaggaacattgctaagctgagtcccattctgtctcgctctgaacttgagacagttatccacaccttcatctcctcacacttagactactttaACTCtcctttcacgtgtctgagcagagcctccctgaaccgtctacaggtggttcagaattcctgtgctcagcttctgaccaagtcctccaaatacacccacatcaccccgcttctcctccagcttcactggctgccagtcaacttcagggttcatttcaagatcctggttctggtctatagggccttacatggacaagcaccatcttacattggtgatcttcttagtccctacacccccagtaggtccctgaggtccagtgatcaaagcctactggttgtgcagcgcaccaggctaaagaccaaaggtgacagatcatttgctgctgtggcccccagactctggaactctctccccctgagcctgagatcagtggactccttcaaaaagcagttgaagactcacttgttcaagctggcttttgtatgaccttgttcaccactctctctttattctgctctccccacctaatccaccttcctcaggatccactgatttccctctttcctattcactctctctttcttaacatttttcttttaaatctcaattgcttattcttgctcattttgaatatatttttaaacattttctaagtgcttttttatatttttacaattttttatattttttgtttttgtgaagcgcctcgtgatttttatcttgagaggcgctatagaaatgatattttcttcttcttcttcttcttcttcttcttcttcttcttcttcttcttctgcagtgatcaaagcctactggttgtgcagcgcaccagccttaagaccaaaggtgatagatcatttgctgctgtggcccccagactctagaactctctccccctgagactgagttcagtggactcagtggactcctttaaaaaacagctgaagactcacttgctcaaagtggcttttgtatgaccttcttcaccactctctctttattctgctctccccacctattccaccttcctccgggtccactgatttccctctttcctattcagtctctctctttcttaacattttttaatcacaattctctattttttttgctcattttagatatatttttaactatattctaaattcttttttatatttttacattttttgtttttgtgaagtgtctcgtgatttttatcttgagaggtgctatagaaatgatattttcttcttcttaaataCGTGGAGGAAAAAACTGAGGATTCTAGGATTGTTATGGAGCCTTTTCCATATTAAGGAATAACAGCAGCAGTTGGGAGAAGACAACGGCTGTGTGCAGTAGAGCTGAGGTGAACAAGCCAGTGTTGAGCTGAACATTTGAGAAATTGACTAAAAGCAGTCCTACAGCTTAAAGAATGTTTACAAGTGTGGAGTCGTAGTTTTTAGATGTGAGCGCACAAACTGAACTCTATCATCTATCATTCTAAGACTTTTTCTAGCAGCAGTTTGATAGTTTGACCTCTTCTTTTGTCTACGAAGGCTGTCGTGCAGAATCTGGTCAGGTCAGGCTCAATCTGTCTGAGTGGATTTAGATTTTTTTCCTGTCTGTTTGACTGCACATATCTGTCTCACTGTGTCTCGTTTTGTGCTCGTTCACGTCTGCATTCACTGATTTCTGTCTCTGCTTATGAAGGTCAAAGATAACGCACGTCTATAGGAGGGCTCTAGCAAGAGAAAAAATTACATGCATATCCTCATTTTCTGTTTTCTAGCACCTCAACTGAATATATATCCAAACGTTGAATTGAAATCATGTAGTTACAGAACAGTGTTTCCTGAACACTCGTTAAAATCAATTTACTGTTTTATTGCTTATATTTGAAAAGCAGCTTTAAGTTATTTAACCTATGTGCAGATGAGTTCCTTTGCAACAAGGTGTGAATAGATTGGAAGCATCAGAATAAACATAATCTGAATCTTAAACAGTTTGCTCATTTCTCGGAGTGTCATTTGATGTGAAGCCGGCAGAGCTGCAAGATTGCTGCAATTGTCAAAACCCAGAAAATCTTGACACAGCCTGAAGTTTTACTGGCTGAAGATCAATAGAAAGACTTCTCTCttattttctgcttttaaatTAGCTCCATCTTCGTTAGTTTAAGCAATTTCActacattttttgtgtgtgtgtcatgccAGTGCTGATATTGTTGAAACACACCTTCACATTTTAAGGCAGGCATCACCTTGTCAAGTATTTTCATCCTTATGATCAAAAGATGAGTGGTTTCCTGGAGAAGGGGAAATGCCATTGTTCAAAAAGAGTTTGTTGTAGCAGTGGGATAATAACGCAGTAGCAAAGTAGGTTATTTAACCTGCGAACATTGCCTGTGTAACAGGCTAATTGGGTTCCAAATCTAATTTCAATGAAGGATATTTTGATTTGCACCAATGCATTTATGTGATGCTGGTTGATGTTTGGATCTGCAATGAAAAAACAATTATAGCATTTCAAAGTCTGAAAAAATAAAGTGCAGTAGATTTTTTTGCCCATAGATATTCATTAAGGAGAAGGGTGTACAGTGGAGCAATTGGTTGCACCTAGGCTAGTCTTGGATTCAGTTCGTGTTTCCTTTTTAAAGCCACAGTCTAATACCTATTTACTCTCAAATTCTGTGTTTACAAACTTGTGCTTTTTCATTAATTTTCTCACCAAGATTAATTCTAAAAATTCCTCTcagcttgaaattttacatttttaatacataaactgtggtcgacgctccatggtcatGCACCATTATGAAGTACAGTAGCTATTTAGGGACATACAAGTTCTGTGTTTTGCATTTGCACTTTGACTAAATGTAACCTGAAAGAAACAGCGGAGGGCAGCAGTATGCTCTGGAAGCATGTAGTCTTCCAATTCGATTAAGAAGAATATAGATACAGCATTGCTGTACTCGGTTAGGTTGAATAACAAACAATGAAATGGAAAGACACGTCAAATCTGTCATGTCGTCATCATGACCAACACTCTGCAGACGCATATGATGAGATCACTGCCCACCAATAGCTGGACACCTTCCTGCAAGCGTGTCCCTTACTGCATAACTCACCTCAGGTGGCTCATTCATCTTTTCTTCATACCAGGGCTCCCAAACCGGTCCCAGCATACCCGTTCTACAGTCCTTATTGAAGATGCCTCACGAAGCTCCTTCTATTCAAGACTCTTCTCCTCCCACAGCCTGTCGTTTCTCTCCCAAAATACTCTATTACTCATCTGCTAGCTGGTGGCTAAGTTAGTATCATTTACTTCATCTCCACAACGAATCCCTGGCTCACGCCAGCTTTTCGTCGCTAACCGGCGGCTAACATGCAGCCATTGTAGTCGTCTCTTTCTCCACAGTATTTACCCAGCTCATGGCAGAGTTCATCCATTAGCTGGCTGCAGGGTTTCCAACTTTGGAAGAACTTTTCCATGAATTTCctgagtcccctcatcctcctgagTTTCCTGAGTACCCTCATTCATCAGAGTTTCCTGAGTCCCCTCATTCACCAGAGTTTCCtgtgtccctgtctccagagttccctgTGTTCCCACCTTCAGAGTCCCtttctcgtcctcctcctccagagtctcttcctcgtcctcctcctcctccagagtccCTTCCTTGTCCTCCTCCTCTAGAgtcccttcctcgtcctcctcctccagagtcccctcttcgtcctcctcctccagagtccCCAATCCCTAGGCTTCCCTGCTCCCGGCTCCTGACTCCCCGTCGCCGGCTCCCCAGACTTGCCTGCTCCCGGCTCCTtactccccgtcgccggccccccaggctcccCTGTTCCCTGGTCCCCTTATCTGTTTGTCCTCtgtcttgtgggcgtctggtatccgcccctcgggggggtggtggtggtggtgggggtggtggtgggggggggtgtcatggtctgcgtctccctcatgtgtctccttgtgtgctccatccccctctaaTGATACCCTTATGTCTCGTGGCACCTCCGATGGGCCAAGCTTCCACACCCTCACCTGTTTCTGACTGCGCTGCCTCATCCTCTCCAGTGGGCCGTCACTCCTCCTCTGTTTTTACCGGCGCCATCCCGCTCCTTCGATGAACCTTCCTCGTTGCTGGCGTCACAACCGTCGTCAGGTCCAGCCTgttcaagaggctccggtccagcctgtccaagaggctccggtccagcccgtccacgaggctccagtccagcccgtccacgaggctccggtccagcccgtacaagaggctccggtccagcctgtccacaaGACTTTGTCCCCTTcgtctgcagagactttgtcccctccgcctgcagagactttgtcccctttgcctgcagagactttgtctccTTTGCCTGCCGAGACTTTCTCCCCTTCGCCTGTAGCGACTTTGTCCCCTTCGCCTGCAGAGACCTCATCCCCTCATcatcctgcagagactttgtctccTCATCATCCTGCAGAGACGTTGTCCCCTCATCATCCTGCAGAGACTTCGTCCCCTCATCATCCTGCAGAGACTTCGTCCCCTTCGACTGCAGAGACTTCATCCCCTTcgactgcagagactttgtccccttcGACTGCATAGACTTCGTCCCATCGTcatcctgcagagactttgtcccctcgTCATCCTGCAGAAACTTTGTCCCCTCGTCATCCCGCAGAGACTTCATCCCCTCGTCATCctgcagagtcttcgtcccctcatCTCCCTGCAGAGACTTCGTCCTCTCGTcatcctgcagagactttgtcccctcgTCATCCTGCAGAGACTTATTCCCCTCATCCTCCTGAGTTTCctgagtcccctcatcctcctgatTTTCCTGAGTCCCCATCACCATAGTTTCCTGAGTCCCCGTCACCAGAGTTTCCTGAGTCCCCGTCTCCAGAGTTCCCTGTGTTCCCGCCTTCAGAGTCCCTTCCTCGTCCTTCTCCTCCAGAgtcccttcctcgtcctcctcctccagagtcccctcttcgtcctcctcctccagagtccCCAATCCCTAGGCTTCCTTGCTCCCGGCTCCTGACTCCCCGTCGTCGACCCCCCAGACTCCCctgttcccggctcctggttcctcaTCACCAGCCCCCTAGGCTCCCCTGGTCCCTGGTCCCCTTATCTGTTTGTCCTCTGtcatgtgggcgtctggtatccgccccacaatactagcatcagcagctaccttgttGTACATGCTGGAGTGATGTAtgcaaaacacagttcttcactgtctggaggagaggatttggatttgatGTAATGAttcatgacaaaagtccttaacaaaataaaaaactgaacccagtacatgtcCCCTAGATGGTAAAAtgaagttattttgcatttctacaattttaatgccaagccaatacctttaacccttcactacTGAAATCAGTTTAAATTTCCCacgtgtgggactaataaaggtattatctatctatctatcttttagaggtggaaagagtactaatctGACTAGTAGAGACTCTGGAGGAGGAGGtacaagtacttgcctaaatttttactcaagtaaaaagtatcataaataaaatgtactcaaagtaaaagttacttagttacatttttgtcagcataaagatggttacatcagtgcaaaaccacaacaccagttcacaagacgctcgtgtgtgcacgcacacacatggacacacacagtttgatggaaggatttctatccaatcagtgagaacaggacgtgcacattgattggacgagttttttctaggattgtacgtttcaattatgaataaaattattctttattttgaaaaaaacgttaatttttagatgccatcagcatgtgaggcaTCTCAATGTTCTCGACAAAActttaacatgagactgtgctctaatctgtcacataacaagctaactgaaagtcaaacatttcaaatggaccgtatgacagctgttaatgttggccctgccctactttacctctacattacagttcctttatccatgtccatcctagagctcctctctgatctTCATACtcattagagcagctgatttttaaagttagcagaggtgtgtgagcatgcgctgacggccgatcaccggatacacggcagcgtttgaagctgatggcagcttgttaacaaacattcacaaacaattaagacacattttcgcctaatttatttactgacaacgcaaaaaataatctggtaagtataactcactcaatctggaggtaagtgaagaaaattcagaaagtttactaaattatattgacgaagtttttgagttattcgtcatgggtccgaagaaatcagcagctgaggctgaaacacctgctgggaccaagaggagccgtcctcaggactcgcctgaggcctcatctccccgtaaggacatattagaattattagattctattgataaacggcttctgggatttgaggggcgacttcatctgctcgaggttcttcaccaggagtttcagaacctccgaacatctctggagttcagtcaggagcaggttgaacggctcgctgctgagaacgcgtctctgcgggggtccgtttcttccctggaagagggaatgacgcggatcacccaggacaacaagactctgaaggagacggttttggaccttcaggcccgcagcatgagggataatctggtgttcgcagatCTGCCGGAGCAgatgggaggggcggagaactacgaacatacaatcaagaactttctccagacagaaatgaagattccagaagaaacgataaaaaacatcacatttcaccgggtacatcgccttggagctagacgagtggacagcagaagacctcgtcccatcgtggctaaatttgaacattttaagcagaaggatcttgtaaaaagtcacggaagagagctcaaaggaaaagatttcagcgtgaatgatcagttcccgaaggagattctggatcgacgccgggttctctttccgctgcgtaaaaagtatatccaggatgggaagagagctgtcatcgcggtggataagctttatgtggacaataaactttacaaggagcgaggagtgactgactggctgtattagcccaacatcaggtcagacatttattattcttatcaggattcacttggtttgatcacgtcaggattaaacagctgctaaatccgttttctagatgataagatcacctgttcttcaccacttcacaccccatcacccattctttttagttctttcttcttttctaacCTGTGTCTAtactttcccttcctctttacttggttctgttcctgtacacctgtatggcacaaccacacaactttccaacactgcgtcagactcgacacacacacacacacacacacacacacacacacacacacacacacacacacacacacacacacgcacacacacagcacacacacacacatgcacacacgcacacacgcacacacacacacacgcacacacacacacagatatattaaattcatagcacaatatcataatttatgcgtcaaataatacaaccacaaacactgttggatctttattattattattattattattattattattattattatttacttttttgttatttattaacatactatttatacatttatatacttattccatcctattcacatgaaggcactaaggtttgtctcatggaacgtacatgggactggctctagagagaagagattaaaaatttttgatcagttaaagagagtgcaagcagacgtaatattgttacaagagactcatagatctgccacatccgcagatgaacttaagacacctgagtttcccagcatgttctgtgcctgctataactctaggcaaagaggtgtagctattttaatacacaaaaacatcaatttcacagtattggacacagtttctgatccagagggtagatttataatgttaaaattatctgtacagaaccaacgcttatgtatcgtcagcatatactgtccaaatattgatgaccctccattctttcataattttttctctgtactctccgaacacttggactgtccacttatacttggaggtgattttaatttttggatgaattccttaacagacaggctcagtacagctgggactcagcgcaattggcaatccactaacatagttaaacagtacatgagtgattatgggctttgtgatgcatggcgatctcttcatcctaaccgtagagagtatacttttttttcgcacgtccatcactctcactcacgtttggattattttctagtcagtagctcattgttggctgacatttcagacactgagatacaccccatagttgtcagcgaccatgctccagtttctttaactctggtaaataaaaagacaatcccaccaagcaaaaactggaggtttaatacatcactgcttaaagacgaaggttttatagatttttttaaaaaggagtgggctttatatttagaacataatgacctgcctggaacatcagcacctattctttgggaggcaggaaaggcagtgatgagaggtaaaataatctctttctcatcacataggaaaaaaacagaaaacaaacgtattcaggagttagaggaaatcatcaagtctttagagacatccacagaagaagagtcaatgagcaaattacgtaaagctaaattagaacttcatggaattattgacaaaaagacacaatttttagcacaaagactacaaatagaaaaatttgaacatagtaataaatcaggtaaattcttagctagccaattaaaaataaataaagagaaaactaccatatctgctgttaaagactcaaccgggaatatagttaatgaccctgaaagaataaacaacaccttcagagacttttaccaaactttgtactcaccacagataaacccatcagataatgagatcaatgagttccttgacaggataacacttcctaaattatcagacagccaagttacagtcctgtactcgccactaacatcagcggagctccaggaagcccttaaatccatgactaataggaaagctccaggtccagacgggttcccagtagaattctacaaagaattctggatcattctggctccaacatttttcagaatggtgagggaaatcgaagagagcggcagattacagccaaacatgaattcagccaatattagtctcttgttaaaaccaggcaaagacccagcatttccaaccagctatcgcccaatttctcttattaatgttgatctcaaaataatttgtaaagcctggccaaaagattagagaaggtaacccccttcataatacaccctgaccaaactggtttcattaaaggtagacagtcatccacaaactcacgtagattacttaatttgatagatttctcttacagtagaaacatagaaactagtatattatctctagatgcagaaaaagcttttgatagagttaactggaagttcttatttgcaactttacataaatgtggctttgggaactt
This Nothobranchius furzeri strain GRZ-AD chromosome 16, NfurGRZ-RIMD1, whole genome shotgun sequence DNA region includes the following protein-coding sequences:
- the LOC139063452 gene encoding S-antigen protein-like: MYNKEEDEEGTLEEEDEEGTLEEKDEEGTLKAGTQGTLETGTQETLVTGTQETMVMGTQENQEDEGTQETQEDEGNKSLQDDEGTKSLQDDERTKSLQGDEGTKTLQDDEGMKSLRDDEGTKFLQDDEGTKSLQDDDGTKSMQSKGTKSLQSKGMKSLQSKGTKSLQDDEGTKSLQDDEGTTSLQDDEETKSLQDDEGMRSLQAKGTKSLQAKGRKSRQAKETKSLQAKGTKSLQAEGTKSLQTKGTKSCGQAGPEPLVRAGPEPRGRAGLEPRGRAGPEPLGQAGPEPLEQAGPDDGCDASNEEGSSKERDGAGKNRGGVTAHWRG